The following are encoded in a window of Butyrivibrio sp. AE3004 genomic DNA:
- a CDS encoding InlB B-repeat-containing protein: MKKVQRMKKLTQYVLMFGMALFMLLGIKNKAYAETKYNVWLGDTQITSENKDKIGTIINNGKGDSKDHFDPKTNTLHISNLANVTGTYESCYIYSKVPLTIKVGSLNFQNYGSDAGFTAIKCTEDLTIIGKYDIKGFYNGIECPTLTISGDKTSVKMENISHDGISAVGGTTINCSYIDIQCTRHGILSYLGKILFVNGHVKITANSEAILAQVNCLYIPEKQFKITNPSGSKVDNVPAMYTTLASISDVGSTKKFGARNIEVKPIENSNSVSVYFNFNGRTPDNATNPSILSLSKGAVVNSPATSIANGYYIEGWYTSNQCKDDEKFDFPQPVNKSIMLYAKWKKLTEYDVWVAGIRVNEFNKNNILPKLDGKITYNPATSTLYFSNVTMNDVYGTVGNYNTIVYSKKDLSITGNATLTVSKDYVTPIYCDQSSLCIDGIFSLSGGEQGIWAYKGVEISGKDTRITINKTGVGINSEKSITLLDGSLTVNNCSYYGLHTNTGTIDIAGGKSNITGDRCALYGGISHDIAIRDNITVKKPEKYSKGQYFGDGLPGYYTITDKSTNKPAKTVITDFSIPKYTVKFDLNGKQGTIPADQLISEGQKASRPLNVTSVEGFTIDCWTTDAAGNNKYDFNTPVKSSFTLYAKWVETSNNKKPDLPEKQEEPVKKQEEQTKSRVESTEFYKKIQEIDSNILIGKWNKYVVTSTDESNPTVSFDKFTNKKGKKVTIPNTIAYEGVTYKVTGIRSKAFSGCKKLKTITVGANVETIDATAFKGAPGLTKITIKSTKLTKKTVSNKAFSSIGKNVAIKVPAKKKAAYGKLFAKKGLSKSAVIK, from the coding sequence ATGAAAAAAGTGCAAAGAATGAAGAAACTGACACAATATGTCCTCATGTTTGGCATGGCGCTATTCATGCTGTTGGGGATAAAAAACAAGGCTTATGCAGAAACAAAATATAATGTTTGGCTAGGCGATACGCAAATTACAAGTGAAAACAAAGATAAGATCGGAACAATAATTAACAATGGTAAAGGAGATTCGAAAGATCATTTTGATCCGAAGACCAATACACTTCATATTAGTAATCTTGCCAATGTTACAGGCACATACGAATCCTGTTATATCTATTCTAAAGTTCCGCTTACAATTAAAGTCGGCAGCCTTAATTTTCAAAATTATGGTTCAGACGCCGGTTTTACTGCAATCAAGTGCACAGAGGATCTTACTATTATAGGAAAATATGATATAAAAGGTTTTTACAACGGCATAGAATGTCCGACTCTTACCATTTCGGGTGATAAAACATCAGTAAAAATGGAAAACATAAGCCACGATGGAATAAGTGCCGTTGGCGGTACTACAATTAACTGCAGCTATATTGACATACAATGCACAAGGCATGGAATTCTATCATACTTAGGCAAAATTTTATTTGTTAATGGACATGTAAAAATTACAGCAAATAGTGAAGCAATTTTAGCACAAGTAAATTGTTTATACATTCCTGAAAAGCAATTTAAGATTACAAATCCATCAGGCAGTAAGGTTGATAACGTACCTGCCATGTATACTACTCTAGCAAGCATAAGCGACGTGGGTTCGACTAAAAAATTCGGTGCTCGTAATATCGAAGTAAAGCCTATTGAAAATTCAAATAGCGTAAGTGTCTATTTTAATTTCAACGGACGTACTCCGGATAATGCAACAAATCCATCTATATTATCGCTTAGCAAGGGTGCTGTCGTAAACTCCCCTGCAACTTCTATAGCTAATGGCTATTATATAGAGGGATGGTACACATCAAACCAGTGCAAAGATGATGAAAAATTCGATTTTCCGCAGCCCGTAAATAAATCCATAATGCTTTATGCGAAGTGGAAAAAACTGACTGAATACGACGTTTGGGTTGCCGGAATAAGAGTAAATGAATTCAACAAAAATAATATATTACCCAAGCTGGACGGGAAGATAACATATAATCCGGCTACAAGCACTCTATATTTCAGCAATGTCACAATGAATGATGTTTACGGAACAGTTGGCAATTACAATACTATTGTGTACTCAAAGAAAGATCTTTCAATTACCGGAAATGCCACTCTAACAGTATCAAAGGATTACGTTACTCCTATCTATTGTGATCAGTCCTCCTTATGCATAGACGGTATTTTCTCATTGTCCGGAGGTGAACAGGGAATCTGGGCTTATAAAGGTGTTGAAATAAGTGGAAAGGATACAAGAATCACAATAAATAAAACAGGCGTTGGTATTAATTCAGAAAAGTCAATCACACTGCTTGACGGATCGCTTACTGTGAATAATTGCTCCTATTACGGCCTTCATACCAATACCGGTACAATAGACATAGCCGGAGGAAAAAGCAATATAACCGGTGATAGATGCGCTTTATATGGTGGTATTTCCCACGATATAGCAATCAGAGATAACATAACTGTTAAAAAACCGGAAAAATATTCAAAAGGACAATATTTTGGTGATGGTCTCCCGGGTTATTACACAATTACAGATAAGAGCACTAACAAACCTGCTAAGACTGTTATCACCGATTTTTCAATTCCAAAATATACCGTTAAATTTGACCTTAACGGCAAGCAGGGAACAATTCCCGCAGATCAGCTAATTTCAGAAGGGCAGAAGGCATCAAGGCCCCTGAACGTTACATCCGTAGAAGGATTTACTATTGATTGCTGGACTACTGACGCTGCAGGTAATAACAAATACGATTTTAATACTCCTGTAAAATCAAGCTTTACACTTTATGCAAAGTGGGTTGAGACTTCAAATAACAAAAAGCCCGACCTTCCGGAAAAGCAAGAAGAGCCGGTAAAAAAGCAGGAAGAACAAACAAAATCCCGCGTTGAATCCACTGAGTTTTATAAAAAAATTCAGGAGATAGATTCCAATATCTTAATAGGTAAATGGAACAAGTATGTTGTTACCTCTACAGACGAGAGCAATCCTACAGTCAGTTTTGATAAATTCACTAACAAGAAAGGGAAAAAGGTAACTATTCCAAATACTATCGCCTACGAGGGTGTAACCTATAAAGTAACAGGAATACGTTCTAAGGCCTTTAGTGGATGCAAAAAACTTAAGACGATTACTGTAGGAGCCAACGTAGAAACCATTGATGCTACCGCATTCAAAGGAGCTCCGGGACTAACAAAAATTACAATTAAGTCCACTAAGCTCACTAAGAAAACTGTTTCCAACAAAGCATTCTCATCCATCGGAAAGAATGTAGCAATTAAGGTTCCCGCCAAGAAGAAAGCTGCTTACGGCAAACTTTTTGCAAAGAAAGGTCTTTCCAAGAGCGCTGTTATTAAATAA
- a CDS encoding sce7726 family protein yields the protein MLRDADIRDGLCDYLETKYGKIRFFEELTMGKSRADIVMVTEQGLYGIEIKSDADTYERLSRQVRDYDRFFDYNYVVVGSTHAGHIKEHVPDHWGIISVEDVGGELDCYEMRSPQPSPKVKLTNQMGLLWKRELAVLQEKNTLYKYSDKSKMYRKKYLMESVDKELLKKQMLEVLFERDYSIFED from the coding sequence ATGCTACGTGATGCTGATATCAGGGATGGCCTTTGTGACTATCTTGAAACAAAATATGGTAAGATACGCTTCTTTGAAGAGCTTACTATGGGAAAATCCAGAGCGGATATTGTCATGGTTACAGAACAAGGGCTATACGGCATAGAGATTAAAAGTGATGCCGATACCTATGAACGGCTTTCAAGACAGGTAAGGGACTATGACAGATTTTTTGACTACAATTATGTTGTAGTGGGGAGTACTCATGCAGGCCATATAAAAGAGCATGTGCCGGACCATTGGGGAATCATTTCTGTCGAAGATGTTGGCGGCGAACTTGATTGCTATGAGATGCGTTCGCCCCAGCCTAGCCCAAAGGTAAAGCTGACGAATCAGATGGGGCTTTTATGGAAGCGAGAGCTTGCAGTGCTTCAGGAGAAGAACACACTGTACAAATATTCGGATAAGAGCAAGATGTACCGTAAAAAGTACCTTATGGAGAGTGTGGATAAAGAATTGCTAAAAAAACAGATGCTGGAAGTGCTGTTTGAAAGGGATTATTCGATATTTGAGGATTGA
- a CDS encoding alpha/beta fold hydrolase → MIFMEYGPDQSDTIILLHGGGLSWWNYREIAELLQGEYHIILPILDGHAGSDRPFTTIEENAEEIIRFIDEKLSGSVLLIGGLSLGGQILLEMLSKRKNLCSYALAESAAVIPSKLTNMLIAPTFGCSYGLIKNRSFSKLQFQSLHIKPDLFENYYRDTCQIKKQDMIAFMKESTAYVLKDSIKESSAIIHVYVGEKEKREILLSAKAICRIIPSCKLHQMDGLRHGEFSINHADRYANAIRQIVKGE, encoded by the coding sequence ATGATATTTATGGAATATGGTCCGGATCAAAGTGATACGATTATTTTACTGCATGGTGGAGGATTATCATGGTGGAATTATCGGGAAATTGCTGAGTTATTACAGGGAGAGTATCATATTATTCTTCCGATTTTGGACGGACATGCAGGAAGTGACAGACCATTTACGACAATCGAAGAGAATGCAGAAGAGATTATCCGGTTCATTGATGAAAAATTATCCGGTTCTGTCCTGCTGATTGGAGGGCTATCGCTGGGAGGACAGATCCTGTTGGAAATGTTATCGAAGCGCAAAAATCTCTGCTCTTATGCACTTGCAGAGAGCGCAGCAGTTATTCCTTCAAAGCTGACGAATATGTTGATCGCACCGACCTTTGGGTGTAGCTATGGACTCATTAAAAACAGATCTTTTTCCAAATTACAGTTTCAGTCTCTGCACATAAAACCGGATTTGTTTGAAAACTATTACCGGGATACCTGTCAAATTAAAAAACAGGATATGATCGCATTTATGAAAGAAAGTACAGCTTATGTATTGAAGGATTCTATAAAAGAGTCATCTGCTATAATCCATGTGTATGTCGGTGAAAAGGAAAAACGTGAGATTCTTCTATCTGCCAAGGCCATTTGCCGGATAATCCCTTCATGCAAGCTGCATCAGATGGACGGTCTTAGGCATGGAGAGTTTTCAATTAACCATGCGGACAGGTATGCGAATGCGATACGGCAAATAGTTAAAGGCGAATAA
- a CDS encoding response regulator transcription factor, translated as MNKFQILVVEDDPPIRNLIATTLKTHDYKYLLAKDGEEAILQGSTHNPDVVFLDLGLPDIDGVEVIKRIREWSNMPIIVISARSEDEDKIEALDAGADDYLTKPFSVEELLARLRVMQRRIAMLQPDNDVAESSVYENGKLKIDLAAGCAYKNGEELKLTPIEYKLLCLLARNTGKVLTHKYITQKIWGSAWDSNVASLRVFMATLRKKLEDKNDNAVYIQTHVGIGYRMLKVDAG; from the coding sequence ATGAATAAATTTCAGATTTTGGTAGTGGAGGATGATCCTCCGATCAGAAACCTAATAGCTACAACTTTAAAAACTCATGACTATAAATATCTGTTGGCGAAGGATGGAGAGGAAGCAATTTTACAAGGCTCAACGCACAATCCGGACGTTGTTTTTCTTGATTTGGGACTTCCGGATATTGATGGAGTTGAGGTGATAAAACGAATTCGTGAATGGTCAAATATGCCAATTATTGTGATAAGTGCCAGGAGCGAGGACGAAGATAAAATAGAAGCGCTTGATGCAGGTGCAGATGATTATCTCACAAAGCCTTTTTCTGTGGAGGAACTTCTGGCAAGACTTCGTGTAATGCAAAGAAGAATAGCCATGCTACAGCCGGACAATGATGTTGCAGAGAGTTCTGTTTATGAAAACGGAAAACTGAAAATTGATTTGGCGGCAGGCTGCGCTTATAAGAACGGAGAAGAATTGAAGCTTACTCCTATTGAGTATAAGCTTCTCTGCCTTCTTGCAAGGAACACCGGAAAAGTACTTACGCACAAATATATAACACAAAAAATCTGGGGTAGTGCCTGGGATAGCAATGTTGCGTCACTTCGAGTGTTCATGGCCACTCTCCGGAAAAAACTTGAGGACAAAAACGATAATGCTGTTTATATTCAGACACATGTCGGAATAGGCTATCGGATGCTTAAGGTGGATGCAGGATAA
- a CDS encoding DUF4118 domain-containing protein — protein MTYETRAESTIPAEHVLVCLSPSPTNRKIIDEASKLAKAFHANFTALYVSKTQEDNLPAEDSARLQNNIRHAEDIGATITTVIAESIPFAIAEFARVSGVTKIVIGRSNTKRYHFWERQTVTEQLISIAPGIDIYIIPDSKTNSKIEQSSRFAEHIAPTGKDILITAALLVGMTLVGICFRRLGFTESNIITVYIFGALLSAILTRSHFCSLISSFCSVLLFNFFFTEPRLTFHVFEPGYFVTFIIMLVAALLTGSLAYRLKDVARESAQSAFHTKVLFDTNQLLQKRRTADDILKVMANQVILLLDKDVIIYPVENGELGEGYIYLSDGDGNGTPFRDHNEDEVVKWVLENKKRAGATTKVFNNAKCLYLAIRINGTVYGIMGINVGKKVLSSFEYSILLSILGECALALENLNNEKAKEEAALMAQNEKLRANILRTISHDLRTPLTSISGNASNLCSHYKYLDDETREQIFSDIYDDSEWLIQLVENLLSVTRIENGEMQLNKSLEVLDDIVDEAIKHIDRNKADHEININCADDLVVAEMDAKLITQVIINLVNNAIKYTQKGSKIDISYGVKDDLVYVNVIDNGPGMDDNMKEHAYDMFYTGHNTVADGKRSMGLGLALCRSIVEAHGGTIEIRDNYPSGCIITFYLKKKDVCIDE, from the coding sequence ATGACCTACGAAACACGAGCAGAAAGCACAATCCCGGCTGAGCATGTACTTGTCTGCCTGTCGCCTTCACCAACGAACAGAAAGATCATTGATGAGGCATCAAAGCTGGCAAAAGCTTTTCATGCAAATTTCACTGCACTTTATGTGTCCAAAACGCAGGAGGATAATCTGCCTGCGGAGGATTCTGCCAGACTTCAAAATAATATAAGACATGCAGAGGATATAGGTGCGACGATAACAACAGTAATTGCAGAGAGTATACCCTTTGCAATTGCAGAGTTTGCCAGAGTTTCGGGAGTTACGAAAATTGTTATAGGACGCAGCAATACAAAAAGATATCATTTTTGGGAGAGACAAACTGTCACGGAACAGCTTATTTCAATTGCCCCCGGTATCGACATATATATTATTCCCGATTCAAAAACTAATAGCAAAATAGAGCAAAGCAGCAGATTTGCAGAACATATTGCTCCTACAGGAAAAGATATTCTGATTACTGCAGCTCTTTTGGTAGGGATGACTCTGGTTGGAATATGCTTTCGCAGGCTTGGTTTTACCGAATCCAATATTATAACGGTATACATCTTTGGTGCTTTACTCAGCGCCATTCTTACGAGGAGTCATTTTTGCAGCCTTATAAGTTCATTTTGCAGTGTTCTTCTGTTTAATTTCTTTTTCACTGAACCAAGGCTCACTTTTCATGTATTTGAACCCGGATATTTTGTCACTTTCATAATAATGCTGGTAGCTGCCCTGCTGACAGGTTCTTTGGCTTACAGATTAAAGGATGTGGCCAGAGAATCTGCTCAGTCCGCTTTTCATACAAAGGTATTATTTGATACCAATCAGCTTCTCCAAAAAAGAAGAACTGCTGATGATATTTTAAAGGTTATGGCCAATCAGGTGATTTTGTTGCTTGATAAGGATGTAATAATATATCCTGTGGAAAATGGCGAACTTGGCGAGGGATATATTTATCTTAGCGATGGTGACGGTAATGGGACACCTTTTCGGGATCATAATGAAGACGAGGTTGTAAAATGGGTTCTTGAAAATAAGAAAAGAGCCGGAGCTACGACCAAGGTTTTTAATAATGCAAAATGTCTGTATCTGGCTATCAGAATAAACGGAACTGTTTATGGAATAATGGGAATAAACGTTGGGAAAAAGGTTCTGAGTTCGTTTGAATACAGTATCCTTCTGTCTATACTTGGTGAATGTGCACTTGCTTTGGAAAATCTCAACAATGAGAAAGCCAAAGAAGAAGCGGCACTAATGGCCCAGAATGAAAAGCTGCGGGCAAATATTCTAAGGACTATATCACATGATCTAAGGACTCCACTGACATCAATATCGGGAAATGCAAGTAATCTCTGCAGCCATTACAAGTATCTTGATGATGAGACCAGAGAACAGATTTTTTCTGACATCTATGATGATTCCGAATGGCTTATACAGCTGGTTGAGAACCTTTTATCCGTAACAAGAATAGAAAATGGGGAGATGCAGCTGAATAAATCATTGGAAGTTCTTGATGATATTGTAGATGAGGCAATTAAACACATTGACAGAAATAAGGCGGACCATGAGATAAATATCAATTGCGCAGATGATCTTGTCGTTGCGGAAATGGATGCAAAACTAATTACGCAGGTTATAATTAATCTTGTTAATAATGCAATAAAGTATACCCAGAAAGGTTCCAAGATCGATATTTCATATGGGGTAAAGGATGATCTGGTTTATGTGAATGTTATAGATAATGGCCCCGGAATGGATGACAATATGAAAGAGCATGCCTATGATATGTTTTACACCGGACATAACACTGTTGCGGATGGAAAAAGAAGTATGGGACTTGGACTTGCCTTGTGCAGATCAATAGTGGAGGCTCATGGAGGAACTATTGAAATAAGGGACAATTATCCTTCGGGGTGTATAATAACTTTTTATCTGAAAAAGAAAGATGTGTGTATAGATGAATAA
- a CDS encoding potassium channel family protein, which produces MKSILIIGVGNFGMLIAKQVHELGHQVMAVDKDEERINEVLPYVTNALIGDSTNESFLRSIGINNFDVCIETIGNDFQSSLETTSLLKELGGKKVVSRANREVQAKFLLRNGADEVVNPEKEMAKWTAIRYTSKHILDYVKLDDNHAIFEVKLPRDWIGKSIKEINIRQKFGINIMAIKENGDMKLTISPDDVFEEGQTLLVLGEHKAIQRCFHI; this is translated from the coding sequence ATGAAATCTATACTAATAATCGGAGTAGGTAATTTTGGAATGCTTATTGCCAAACAGGTTCATGAGCTTGGACATCAGGTTATGGCAGTTGATAAGGATGAAGAGCGAATTAACGAGGTTCTTCCTTACGTTACAAATGCTCTTATAGGAGATAGCACAAATGAGAGCTTTCTACGGTCTATAGGAATAAATAATTTCGATGTGTGCATTGAAACTATAGGAAATGACTTTCAGAGTTCACTTGAGACAACTTCACTTTTAAAGGAGCTTGGCGGGAAAAAGGTGGTTTCAAGAGCAAACAGGGAGGTACAGGCAAAGTTTCTGTTAAGGAATGGAGCAGACGAAGTGGTTAATCCGGAAAAAGAGATGGCTAAGTGGACTGCTATAAGGTACACATCAAAGCATATTCTGGATTATGTCAAACTGGATGATAATCACGCTATATTTGAAGTAAAACTTCCAAGGGACTGGATAGGAAAAAGCATAAAAGAAATAAATATCAGACAAAAATTTGGAATAAATATTATGGCAATCAAAGAGAATGGTGATATGAAACTGACAATTTCGCCGGATGATGTATTTGAGGAGGGACAGACTTTACTGGTATTGGGAGAACATAAAGCGATACAAAGATGTTTCCATATATGA
- a CDS encoding TrkH family potassium uptake protein yields the protein MILIKSVKERLTSFQIIILGFAGVILLGAFFLMLPVSSGMGVVTSFDKALFTSVSAVCVTGLVVVDTATYWSFFGQLVILILIQIGGMGVITVASLMVMLAGRKISLMQRQTMQNAISAPQVGGIVKLTRFILKISFLVEVAGTVLLLPVFVPSYGIQGIWMSLFHAVSAFCNAGFDLMGNKTGKFSSLSAFSGNGYLSLVISMLIVIGGIGFVTWKDVISKKTAFNEYRMQTKVVIVTTMILIIIPSIIFFFAEFSSAPLDKRIYMSIFQAITPRTAGFNTADYTKMTDVGQGITMILMLIGGAPGSTAGGMKITTVAILYANAIAVFGSKPNANIFGRRIEDCIVKSASTIFFMYVTFSIGAATIISMIEKLPMETCMFEAFSAIGTVGLTLGVTPSLSSFSHILLMSLMFFGRVGGLTIIFAAFSHKDKSILRYPTENIMAG from the coding sequence ATGATATTAATAAAAAGTGTAAAGGAGAGGCTTACTTCCTTTCAGATTATTATTTTAGGGTTTGCCGGTGTCATTTTGCTGGGGGCATTTTTTCTTATGCTGCCGGTATCATCAGGTATGGGAGTTGTTACATCTTTTGATAAGGCTCTTTTTACATCTGTATCAGCAGTTTGTGTAACTGGACTTGTTGTAGTTGATACAGCTACATATTGGTCGTTTTTTGGGCAACTTGTGATTTTGATTTTGATTCAGATCGGAGGGATGGGGGTTATTACAGTCGCATCTCTGATGGTGATGCTCGCGGGAAGAAAAATCAGTCTTATGCAGAGACAGACTATGCAGAATGCAATTTCTGCTCCACAGGTAGGTGGAATTGTAAAGCTTACAAGATTTATTTTAAAAATATCTTTTCTGGTTGAAGTGGCAGGGACCGTGCTGCTCCTTCCGGTTTTTGTGCCCTCGTATGGCATACAAGGAATATGGATGTCACTATTTCATGCAGTTTCAGCCTTTTGTAATGCCGGTTTCGATCTGATGGGAAATAAAACAGGCAAGTTCAGTTCACTGTCAGCTTTTTCCGGTAACGGATATCTTAGTTTAGTCATTTCAATGCTGATAGTAATAGGTGGTATCGGCTTTGTCACTTGGAAGGATGTTATATCCAAAAAAACTGCTTTTAATGAATACAGAATGCAGACCAAGGTGGTTATAGTGACTACCATGATTCTTATAATCATTCCATCAATTATTTTCTTTTTTGCGGAATTTTCAAGTGCTCCTTTGGATAAACGCATTTATATGTCGATTTTTCAGGCAATTACGCCCAGAACGGCTGGATTTAACACAGCTGATTATACGAAAATGACGGACGTGGGACAGGGTATAACTATGATTCTCATGCTGATCGGAGGGGCTCCGGGATCAACTGCCGGAGGTATGAAAATAACTACAGTGGCTATTCTTTATGCCAATGCCATTGCAGTATTTGGAAGTAAACCAAATGCTAATATTTTTGGCAGAAGAATTGAGGACTGCATAGTAAAAAGTGCATCTACAATTTTTTTTATGTATGTGACCTTTTCCATAGGTGCAGCAACAATTATTAGCATGATAGAAAAGCTTCCTATGGAGACCTGTATGTTTGAAGCTTTTTCAGCTATCGGAACAGTAGGCCTTACGCTTGGGGTTACACCGTCACTTTCGTCTTTTTCGCACATTTTGTTGATGTCGCTTATGTTTTTTGGCAGAGTCGGGGGATTGACCATTATATTTGCCGCCTTTTCACACAAGGATAAGAGTATTCTCAGATATCCTACTGAGAACATTATGGCGGGATAA
- a CDS encoding proline--tRNA ligase → MKLSKLVGVRFKEKPAYCVIDSHTFSLRGGYVKRVSNGIFSLYNPMKRVTQNIERILREEMDAVDCQEVMFPVVLPGSLWEESGRYTSVGEELLRFKDRNDTPMVLGMTHEEAAVHLVREYGSTYANYPFSIFQIQTKYRDEARPRAGLIRVREFTMKDAYSFHTSQEDLEQYYEKMARAYDRIFERAGVPDVISVKSDSGMIGGSVSHEYMLLTDAGEDSIVLCDNCGYSANMEAADTTVDNSGCTPAAELKKVHTPGCKTIEDVCAFLNSKVEESCKAVVYQLNATDEYVVVFIRGDYEVNETKLTNYLHEDVHPAEITEDSGLVAGYCGPYQQNAKCRIIYDKSLEGIENLCCGGNETDYHYTGLNIKRDIGDVEYVDVSKIRDGDICPCCGKKTIRISRGIEVGNIFQLGTKYSKSMEMSYTDEDGTSKTPIMGCYGIGVGRLAASIMEACHDEKGPIWPITVAPWKVHVCCMRRDDDACREAADKIYEELTNMGIDVLYDDRDVRAGVMFADADLLGVPVRVIVGPKALANGEIELSTRDKSVQLSVKKEDIIIETKKLMDSLYEKINSKVKSKI, encoded by the coding sequence ATGAAACTTAGTAAATTAGTAGGAGTACGATTCAAGGAAAAGCCGGCATATTGTGTAATCGACAGCCACACTTTCAGTCTTCGCGGAGGATATGTTAAGCGTGTGTCTAACGGTATTTTTTCACTCTATAATCCAATGAAGAGAGTTACCCAGAATATTGAGAGGATTTTAAGAGAGGAGATGGATGCTGTAGACTGTCAGGAAGTTATGTTTCCTGTTGTTCTTCCCGGTTCACTCTGGGAGGAGTCAGGACGTTATACAAGTGTCGGTGAAGAGCTCCTTAGATTTAAGGATCGTAACGACACACCTATGGTGCTTGGTATGACACATGAAGAGGCAGCCGTTCACCTGGTGAGAGAGTATGGCAGTACTTATGCAAACTATCCTTTCTCGATTTTTCAGATTCAGACAAAGTATCGTGATGAAGCCCGTCCAAGAGCAGGTCTTATAAGAGTTCGTGAGTTCACAATGAAGGATGCTTATTCTTTTCATACATCGCAGGAAGACCTTGAGCAGTACTATGAAAAAATGGCAAGAGCCTATGACAGGATTTTCGAGCGCGCAGGTGTTCCCGATGTTATATCTGTTAAATCTGATTCAGGTATGATCGGTGGCAGCGTATCTCACGAATACATGCTTCTTACGGATGCGGGTGAGGATTCAATTGTTCTTTGTGATAACTGCGGTTACAGCGCAAATATGGAGGCAGCTGATACAACTGTTGATAATTCGGGATGTACGCCTGCTGCTGAGCTTAAGAAGGTTCACACTCCGGGTTGCAAGACAATCGAGGATGTTTGTGCATTTTTAAACAGCAAGGTAGAAGAATCCTGCAAGGCAGTTGTTTATCAGTTAAATGCTACAGATGAGTATGTTGTTGTATTCATTCGTGGTGACTACGAGGTCAATGAGACAAAGCTTACTAACTATCTCCATGAGGATGTTCATCCTGCAGAGATTACAGAGGATTCAGGACTTGTTGCAGGCTACTGCGGACCTTATCAGCAGAATGCAAAGTGCAGGATTATTTATGATAAGTCTTTGGAAGGAATCGAGAATCTTTGCTGCGGTGGTAACGAAACTGACTATCATTACACAGGACTTAATATCAAGAGAGATATCGGAGATGTTGAGTATGTTGATGTCAGCAAAATCCGTGATGGTGATATTTGTCCCTGCTGTGGCAAGAAGACGATCAGAATCAGCCGTGGTATTGAGGTTGGTAATATCTTCCAGCTTGGCACAAAGTACTCAAAGAGCATGGAAATGTCATATACAGATGAGGATGGTACATCAAAAACACCTATTATGGGATGCTATGGTATAGGTGTAGGACGTCTTGCTGCAAGTATCATGGAAGCCTGCCACGACGAAAAAGGACCTATCTGGCCCATCACTGTTGCGCCATGGAAGGTGCATGTTTGCTGCATGAGAAGAGATGATGATGCATGCAGAGAAGCAGCAGACAAGATTTACGAAGAGCTTACAAACATGGGTATAGATGTTCTTTATGATGACAGAGATGTCCGTGCCGGTGTTATGTTTGCTGACGCAGATCTCCTTGGTGTTCCCGTACGTGTTATCGTTGGACCCAAGGCTTTGGCAAACGGTGAGATTGAGCTTTCTACCAGGGATAAGAGTGTACAGCTCTCCGTTAAGAAGGAAGACATTATCATTGAAACAAAGAAACTCATGGATTCATTGTATGAAAAAATAAATTCAAAAGTTAAGAGTAAAATATAA